One region of Rhodothermaceae bacterium genomic DNA includes:
- a CDS encoding sulfatase, whose protein sequence is MDDQERPNFIIIFADDMGYGDVGVYGHPTIRTPHLDRMAAEGLRFSQFYTGASVCTPSRAALLTGRLPVRNGLADDRIRVLFPPSKGGMPASEITIPEALQSVGYVSAAIGKWHLGHVPGHFPTEHGFDEYFGIPYSNDMTPSASDWGRAQTYPPLPLMRGTEVIETEPDQRLLTRRYTEESISFIQKNRDNPFFLYLPHTMPHIPLFASDEFEGTSTRGLYGDVIEEIDWSVGQILDVLRETGLDRKTLVIFTSDNGPWLTVGFAGGTAGLLRNGKGTTWEGGMRVPTIAWWPETIPAGHTTQALGVTMDLMPTMLELAGASLPDDRIYDGVDLMPVLLDPAAQVREAVYYYRGTQLWAARKGPWKMHYITQSAYVGDQPVVHESPLLYHLDRDPGERFNLAEQEPEMILEIQEMVEEHLAEVVRAPTQLAIPEWND, encoded by the coding sequence ATGGACGATCAGGAGCGGCCCAATTTTATTATCATCTTTGCGGATGACATGGGATACGGAGATGTGGGTGTATATGGGCATCCGACTATTCGGACTCCCCATCTGGATCGCATGGCTGCAGAGGGACTTCGTTTTTCTCAGTTTTATACGGGCGCATCCGTATGTACGCCGAGCCGAGCTGCGCTTTTGACCGGGCGATTACCTGTCCGAAATGGGCTAGCAGATGATCGGATCCGGGTTCTCTTTCCTCCAAGCAAGGGAGGAATGCCCGCATCAGAGATTACAATTCCAGAAGCATTGCAATCCGTAGGTTATGTAAGTGCAGCAATCGGGAAATGGCATCTGGGGCACGTACCGGGTCACTTCCCCACGGAGCATGGGTTTGACGAGTATTTTGGGATCCCTTACTCAAATGACATGACCCCTTCAGCGAGTGACTGGGGACGTGCGCAGACGTATCCCCCGCTGCCTCTTATGCGGGGTACGGAGGTGATTGAGACGGAGCCTGATCAGCGCCTTCTGACGCGCCGGTATACAGAGGAGTCTATTTCCTTTATCCAAAAAAACAGGGATAATCCATTTTTTCTCTACCTGCCACACACTATGCCTCATATTCCGCTCTTTGCATCGGATGAATTTGAGGGAACGAGTACACGCGGGCTTTACGGAGATGTGATCGAAGAGATCGATTGGAGCGTTGGACAAATACTGGATGTTTTGCGGGAGACTGGCCTGGATCGCAAGACCCTAGTCATTTTCACAAGTGATAACGGGCCATGGTTGACAGTAGGATTTGCAGGTGGGACTGCCGGACTTCTGCGTAATGGGAAAGGAACTACCTGGGAAGGGGGAATGCGTGTGCCGACGATCGCTTGGTGGCCAGAAACGATTCCCGCTGGTCACACGACCCAGGCACTGGGTGTCACCATGGATCTAATGCCGACCATGCTGGAGCTCGCCGGTGCATCACTCCCAGATGATCGCATCTATGATGGAGTGGACCTGATGCCAGTCCTTCTAGATCCTGCCGCTCAGGTTCGGGAAGCGGTCTATTATTATCGTGGGACACAGCTTTGGGCGGCACGTAAGGGGCCCTGGAAAATGCATTACATCACGCAAAGCGCATATGTGGGAGATCAGCCAGTGGTGCATGAATCGCCGCTTCTCTATCATTTAGACCGGGATCCAGGGGAGCGGTTCAATCTTGCTGAACAAGAGCCGGAGATGATCCTTGAAATACAGGAAATGGTGGAGGAGCATCTGGCTGAAGTCGTCCGAGCACCCACTCAATTGGCGATTCCAGAATGGAACGATTGA